From Geomonas agri, one genomic window encodes:
- a CDS encoding diguanylate cyclase encodes MELLVVDDEETLRSVVSQVLSADGFTVSEAASGEEALEAFRAGSHQLVITDIRMSGMSGIELLGEIKSHNPDTQVVIMTSHASLDSALTALRAGAYDYLVKPFESLDLISAVAGRAAEKARLVAQNRVLLEQLTRANQELQEANQALKEMAVRDGLTSLFNHRYFQEAFAQEVARSKRFDKRCSLIFFDVDNFKHYNDTHGHPEGDRLLKGLAQIVMSHSRACDIAARYGGEEFVLLLPETAKEGAVKAAEEMRARVAEHPFAGRETQPLGRVTVSVGVASFPEDGCEAQALLERADQFLYQAKNSGKNKVVAGATPSSPA; translated from the coding sequence ATGGAACTGTTAGTCGTCGACGACGAGGAGACCTTGAGAAGCGTGGTATCGCAGGTGCTGTCCGCGGACGGATTCACCGTCTCCGAGGCGGCCAGCGGGGAGGAGGCCCTTGAGGCGTTCCGGGCCGGGTCGCACCAGCTGGTGATCACCGACATCAGGATGAGCGGCATGAGCGGCATCGAACTCCTGGGCGAGATCAAGAGCCACAACCCGGACACCCAGGTGGTGATCATGACTAGCCACGCCTCGCTGGACAGCGCGCTCACGGCGCTTAGGGCCGGCGCCTACGATTACCTGGTCAAGCCGTTCGAGAGTCTGGACCTGATCTCGGCGGTGGCGGGGCGGGCGGCGGAGAAGGCGCGCCTGGTGGCGCAGAACCGGGTGCTCTTGGAGCAGTTGACCCGGGCCAACCAGGAACTCCAGGAGGCGAACCAGGCGCTCAAAGAGATGGCGGTGCGCGACGGGCTCACCTCGCTGTTCAACCACCGCTACTTCCAGGAGGCCTTCGCCCAGGAGGTGGCACGCTCCAAGCGCTTCGACAAGCGTTGCAGCCTGATCTTCTTCGACGTGGACAACTTCAAGCACTACAACGACACCCACGGCCACCCCGAGGGGGACCGGCTCCTCAAGGGACTGGCCCAGATCGTCATGTCCCATTCCCGGGCCTGCGACATCGCGGCGCGCTACGGCGGCGAGGAATTCGTGCTGCTGTTGCCGGAGACGGCGAAGGAAGGGGCGGTGAAGGCGGCCGAGGAGATGCGGGCGCGGGTGGCGGAGCACCCTTTCGCGGGGAGGGAGACCCAGCCCTTGGGGCGGGTCACCGTGAGCGTGGGAGTGGCCTCGTTCCCGGAGGACGGTTGCGAGGCCCAGGCGCTCTTGGAGCGTGCCGACCAGTTCCTGTACCAGGCCAAGAACAGCGGCAAGAACAAGGTAGTTGCGGGGGCTACCCCGTCTTCTCCCGCCTGA
- a CDS encoding DUF4911 domain-containing protein: MDTANRYYQLANRDIVYMKYILEAHEGLTMMSTIDGKRGIVRVNYPVCFAAEVESMMQALAQEIQVTEVTEAGEPCSKA, from the coding sequence ATGGATACCGCCAATCGCTATTACCAGCTGGCCAACCGCGACATCGTGTACATGAAGTACATCCTGGAGGCCCACGAGGGGCTGACCATGATGAGCACCATCGACGGCAAGCGGGGCATCGTCCGGGTCAACTACCCGGTATGTTTCGCCGCCGAGGTGGAGTCGATGATGCAGGCGCTGGCACAGGAGATACAGGTTACCGAGGTGACCGAGGCAGGTGAGCCGTGCTCGAAAGCGTAG
- a CDS encoding OmpA family protein, with amino-acid sequence MTVPGWRKMGGELVRACLLGVALTLALPGAALSLTPSGTVISHDFTARFAIPALRQLRSNQTQIAIKDLADPALVPPRTATAKAGAPVDFQHVLTNKGNFADSFQLKAVVAQGVTDTDPAPTLRFYQADGVTPVPTTSEGVQVVGPIPAGGSVDLVLRAVAPAGSEGKVANIVVSATSVLVPARSSSINDQLLVPVPGNLAVLKTVSPGGGVLPGTVLSYSLALTNGAATPVSGVLVVDPLDELLEYQPGSAVFSDGAAGTVSYDAGTRSLRFDIPELPAGFSGAITFRAAVRQDAPGNAPIVNTAGVTSSLSSAPVLSNSTFNTVLARALAVTKQAGSAVAEAGDIVGYTVRVENVGAAPLEHVTVEDRIPRGFRYLKGSSHVDGFAVADPKGGAQLLSWDVGGMAPGAAKVLSYRLVLSAEVPVGTSVNSARASGVTESGSSSISPPASAAVKVRPSILGDKAVIMGRVFRDSNGNGIPDPGEPGEPGVRIYLEDGSFVFSDGEGKYSFTGVAAGNHVLKIDRSTLDPTLRSLPYNTAFAGVGWSQFVTVPFGGPARGDFALVPAPGAPSPPDAAAAGAAPPTPVAPAAPLAPMASVTPARLANPADWLLVGLGSATVGAKAGGGDAGVFHEERLAFYTRGSLLGDYRLTAAYDSDKERRDGVFQTIDPEKYYPVYGDATDIGYDAESRGKLFLKVESGRSYLMAGDYRTDLSENEFSRYDRALNGVKLEVNRDHLTVKGFESRTEETIVRDQIAGNGTSGNYLLTRRPVFENSERVRIEVRDRYHSERVLSITEKVRYADYSIDYLAGTILFKEPVPSLDQFLNPVTIVVTYQAQGGGEERYVYGGRAQLRTDQGSYLGTTAVIEEHAGRDTSLYGLDGGWRLGTWLTLKGEGAVSESLEKGRGSAWKTDLTLRPLDPIALGLYYRKVDADFFNPSMSGNETGTEKYGGRLDYRAPFSTLLFAESFVQRDEIARRRLVGNQLAATRKFSLLDAEAGVKLMSEEKEGKSGDADLVYGGVKGSLTPRLDATLHREQLLSSSSIAEYQSKTFLKLDYRLSERTKAFVTEEYQEGSPLIRHATLFGLESRLSDRMRLTTGYSLSSGVLGSTEQSNVDLHSKLVEQDGFSLASRTGYQLENSLSGERGQAVLGLNSRYRVAEGLLVNSSLERVQTVQGDGGTRTAFTLAGEYLRTRDLKLTGRYEIRTGPGETASLYGAHAAYRWNPSFTLLGKASFWDRDTDAGDDVTVDSYLGGAFRPLAGNPLQLLSLVRYKVEKRGTLAGSPDLRSVIVSAEPTYRLVSRWTAQGKYAGKVSWANGTGGAWNTYTDLVLAGLSYDLAERWELSAYLKLLNQYDAGMHSLGAVGSAGYRVYRNVVLSAGYNYARLDDRDLTGESYQGQGPFFGIKVKLDEDMFESADARVLPLPDPPPAPVAAAPPEPEPVPAVLVTLERIDEPLLLSGSAELFTLLVNGESARLPSTAVTLSRERLASLDLKGGRFAIPLRLLASVEDPDQIRSWSITFMNRSGEEIRKIGGKGAPPGRIDWEGKTDRSKVEQGEIYQCQLQVTYLDGSVFRTGRELFGVNRREAVLLTLAGGAFVFDKSALTTEAKRLLSGAARVLREHPDEKVIVEGHTDGIGSVEYNMALSRRRCDAAADYLVRSEGIAPTQLVRRWFGKSRPVAENVTTPGRRLNRRVELKGDYEQLRPTGPDDRYRTRPFVIINGRDIPVDSLGRYETSLPGETGRLKVEMGDSRGRFLATELPLPELTIVQPAGAVVVRYGAAASGVSVSPDGAIQCRVSGAAGEGERLELDGREVPQNPLGAFALDFPLGSGDRVLGMVVRNGAGCSKLLNLRLRSEKQLIMPEVAQP; translated from the coding sequence ATGACGGTCCCGGGATGGCGTAAGATGGGAGGGGAACTGGTCCGGGCATGCCTCCTCGGGGTGGCACTCACGCTTGCCCTCCCGGGTGCTGCGCTCAGCCTCACCCCGTCAGGGACCGTGATCAGCCACGACTTCACCGCCCGCTTCGCGATCCCCGCACTGCGCCAACTCCGCTCAAATCAAACCCAGATCGCCATCAAGGATCTCGCCGATCCGGCGCTGGTTCCCCCACGGACCGCCACCGCCAAGGCCGGAGCCCCGGTCGACTTCCAGCACGTTCTTACCAACAAGGGGAACTTCGCGGACAGTTTCCAGCTGAAGGCGGTGGTGGCGCAGGGGGTGACCGACACCGACCCGGCGCCCACGCTGCGTTTTTACCAGGCCGACGGGGTGACCCCGGTACCGACGACGTCGGAGGGAGTCCAGGTGGTAGGGCCAATTCCCGCGGGTGGCTCGGTGGACCTGGTACTGAGGGCGGTCGCTCCGGCGGGGAGCGAGGGGAAGGTGGCGAACATCGTGGTGTCGGCGACCTCGGTGCTTGTTCCCGCCCGGAGTAGCAGTATCAACGACCAGTTGCTGGTCCCGGTTCCGGGCAACCTCGCAGTCCTGAAGACCGTCAGTCCCGGGGGGGGGGTGTTGCCCGGCACCGTGCTTTCCTACAGTCTCGCCCTGACCAACGGCGCAGCGACGCCGGTATCCGGGGTGCTGGTGGTTGACCCGCTGGATGAGCTCCTCGAGTACCAGCCGGGCAGCGCAGTCTTTTCGGACGGGGCGGCCGGCACGGTGAGCTACGACGCCGGCACCAGGTCGCTGCGCTTTGACATTCCCGAACTCCCGGCGGGTTTTAGCGGTGCAATAACCTTTCGCGCAGCGGTACGCCAGGATGCACCGGGCAACGCCCCCATCGTCAACACGGCCGGCGTCACCAGCAGCCTGAGCAGCGCGCCCGTGCTCAGCAACAGCACCTTCAACACGGTGCTCGCGCGCGCCCTCGCGGTTACCAAGCAGGCCGGCAGCGCCGTCGCTGAGGCGGGGGACATCGTGGGCTACACCGTGCGGGTGGAGAACGTCGGGGCGGCGCCCCTGGAACACGTAACGGTAGAGGACCGCATCCCCAGGGGCTTCCGGTACCTGAAGGGTTCGAGCCACGTCGACGGCTTCGCAGTCGCCGACCCCAAGGGCGGAGCGCAGCTGCTGAGCTGGGACGTGGGAGGCATGGCGCCCGGCGCGGCGAAGGTGCTCTCGTACCGGCTGGTTCTTTCCGCCGAGGTGCCGGTTGGGACCAGCGTCAACTCGGCCCGCGCCTCCGGGGTCACCGAGAGCGGGAGCAGCAGCATTTCCCCTCCGGCCAGTGCGGCGGTCAAGGTGCGTCCCTCCATCCTGGGGGACAAGGCGGTCATCATGGGCAGGGTCTTCCGGGACAGTAACGGCAACGGCATTCCCGACCCGGGTGAGCCGGGAGAGCCGGGCGTCAGGATCTACCTGGAGGACGGCTCCTTCGTGTTCAGCGATGGCGAGGGCAAGTACAGTTTCACCGGGGTTGCTGCCGGCAACCACGTGTTGAAGATAGACCGCAGCACCTTGGACCCCACGCTGCGCTCGCTGCCGTACAACACCGCCTTTGCCGGGGTGGGGTGGTCGCAGTTTGTCACCGTCCCCTTCGGCGGCCCCGCGCGCGGCGACTTCGCCCTGGTGCCGGCGCCAGGCGCGCCCTCGCCGCCGGACGCGGCCGCCGCCGGTGCGGCGCCCCCCACACCCGTCGCTCCCGCGGCTCCCCTGGCGCCCATGGCCTCGGTGACACCCGCGCGCCTCGCCAACCCCGCCGACTGGCTCCTGGTCGGCTTGGGCAGCGCCACCGTGGGCGCCAAGGCCGGTGGCGGCGACGCGGGAGTCTTCCACGAGGAGCGCCTCGCCTTCTACACCCGCGGCAGCCTCCTGGGCGACTACCGGCTGACGGCCGCTTACGACTCGGACAAGGAGCGTCGCGACGGCGTGTTCCAGACCATCGACCCCGAGAAGTATTACCCGGTCTACGGCGACGCCACCGACATCGGCTACGACGCCGAGTCCAGGGGCAAACTCTTCCTGAAGGTCGAATCCGGCCGCTCCTACCTCATGGCGGGCGACTACCGCACCGACCTCTCCGAGAACGAGTTCTCCCGCTATGACCGGGCCCTGAACGGGGTCAAGCTGGAGGTGAACCGGGACCACCTTACCGTGAAAGGGTTCGAAAGCCGCACCGAGGAAACCATCGTCCGCGACCAGATCGCCGGCAACGGCACCTCCGGCAACTACCTGCTGACGCGCCGGCCCGTCTTCGAGAACAGCGAGCGGGTCCGCATCGAGGTGCGCGACCGCTACCACTCGGAACGGGTCCTGTCGATCACCGAAAAGGTGCGCTACGCCGACTACTCCATCGACTACCTCGCCGGCACCATCCTCTTCAAGGAGCCGGTCCCATCGCTGGACCAGTTTCTGAACCCGGTCACCATCGTGGTCACCTACCAGGCCCAGGGCGGAGGTGAGGAGCGCTACGTCTACGGCGGGCGCGCCCAGTTGCGCACCGACCAGGGCTCCTACCTTGGCACAACCGCGGTGATCGAGGAGCACGCCGGCCGCGACACCTCGCTGTACGGTCTCGATGGTGGCTGGCGCCTGGGCACGTGGCTCACGTTAAAGGGGGAAGGGGCGGTCAGCGAGAGCCTGGAAAAAGGGAGAGGGAGCGCCTGGAAGACGGACCTGACCCTGCGGCCGCTGGACCCCATCGCCCTGGGGCTCTACTACCGCAAGGTCGACGCCGATTTCTTCAACCCCTCCATGAGCGGCAACGAGACCGGCACCGAGAAGTACGGCGGCCGGCTCGATTACCGCGCACCCTTCAGCACCCTCCTGTTCGCGGAGAGCTTCGTGCAGCGCGACGAGATCGCCAGGCGCAGGCTGGTCGGCAACCAGTTGGCGGCGACCCGAAAATTCAGCCTGCTCGATGCGGAGGCGGGCGTGAAGCTGATGAGCGAGGAGAAGGAGGGCAAGAGCGGTGACGCCGACCTCGTCTACGGCGGCGTGAAAGGAAGCCTCACCCCCAGGCTCGACGCGACCTTGCACCGCGAGCAGTTGCTCTCCTCTTCCAGCATCGCGGAGTACCAGTCCAAGACCTTCTTGAAGCTCGACTACCGCCTGAGCGAGCGCACCAAGGCCTTTGTCACCGAGGAATACCAGGAAGGTTCCCCCCTGATCCGGCACGCAACCCTGTTCGGGCTGGAGAGCAGGCTTTCCGACCGGATGCGCCTCACCACCGGCTACAGCCTTTCCAGCGGCGTCCTCGGCAGCACCGAGCAGAGCAACGTCGATCTGCACAGCAAGCTGGTGGAGCAGGATGGCTTCAGCCTCGCCTCCCGCACCGGCTACCAGCTGGAAAATTCCCTCTCTGGCGAGCGCGGCCAAGCGGTCCTTGGGCTGAACAGTCGCTACCGCGTGGCGGAGGGGCTCCTGGTCAACTCCAGCCTGGAGCGGGTGCAGACGGTGCAGGGCGACGGCGGCACCCGTACCGCGTTCACCCTGGCCGGTGAGTACCTGCGTACCCGGGACCTGAAGCTGACCGGCCGCTACGAGATCCGTACCGGGCCGGGCGAGACCGCCTCACTCTACGGCGCCCATGCCGCCTACCGCTGGAACCCCTCCTTCACGCTCCTGGGGAAGGCCTCCTTCTGGGACCGCGACACCGATGCCGGCGACGACGTCACCGTGGACAGCTACCTGGGCGGCGCCTTTCGCCCCCTGGCCGGCAACCCGCTCCAGCTCCTTTCCCTGGTGCGCTACAAGGTGGAGAAGCGGGGTACCCTGGCAGGAAGCCCGGACCTGCGCAGCGTGATCGTCTCAGCGGAACCGACCTACCGGCTGGTGAGCCGGTGGACCGCCCAGGGGAAGTACGCCGGCAAAGTGAGCTGGGCTAACGGGACCGGGGGAGCCTGGAATACCTACACCGACCTGGTCCTGGCCGGCCTCTCCTACGACCTTGCCGAGCGCTGGGAGCTCTCCGCCTACCTGAAACTGTTGAACCAGTACGATGCGGGCATGCACTCCCTCGGCGCGGTCGGCAGCGCGGGGTACCGGGTCTACCGCAACGTGGTTCTCTCCGCAGGCTACAACTACGCCCGGCTCGACGACCGCGACCTCACCGGCGAAAGCTACCAGGGGCAGGGCCCCTTCTTCGGCATCAAGGTGAAGCTCGACGAGGACATGTTCGAATCGGCCGATGCCAGGGTGCTGCCGCTGCCCGATCCTCCCCCGGCGCCGGTGGCCGCGGCTCCACCCGAACCGGAACCGGTGCCGGCCGTTCTGGTCACCCTGGAGCGGATCGACGAACCGTTGCTCCTTTCCGGCAGCGCTGAGCTCTTCACCCTGCTGGTCAACGGCGAGTCGGCCCGGCTCCCCTCCACTGCGGTCACCCTGTCCCGGGAACGGCTCGCCTCGCTGGACCTGAAGGGGGGACGCTTCGCTATCCCGCTGCGGCTGCTGGCCAGCGTCGAAGATCCGGACCAGATCCGTTCCTGGAGCATCACTTTCATGAACCGCTCCGGCGAGGAGATCAGGAAGATCGGCGGCAAGGGCGCTCCCCCCGGGCGCATCGACTGGGAGGGGAAGACCGACCGGAGCAAAGTGGAACAGGGAGAAATCTACCAGTGCCAGCTCCAGGTCACCTACCTGGACGGCTCCGTGTTCCGTACCGGCCGCGAACTTTTCGGCGTCAACCGGCGCGAGGCCGTGCTGCTGACCCTGGCCGGCGGCGCCTTCGTCTTCGACAAGTCGGCCCTGACCACCGAGGCCAAGCGCCTTTTGAGCGGGGCGGCCCGCGTGCTGCGGGAGCATCCCGACGAGAAGGTCATCGTCGAGGGGCATACCGACGGCATCGGCAGCGTGGAGTACAACATGGCCCTCTCCAGGAGACGCTGCGACGCGGCCGCAGACTACCTGGTGCGCTCGGAAGGGATCGCCCCGACGCAGCTGGTGCGGCGCTGGTTCGGCAAGTCCAGGCCAGTCGCGGAGAACGTGACCACACCGGGGCGGCGCCTGAACCGCCGCGTGGAACTGAAGGGTGACTACGAGCAGCTGCGGCCGACCGGCCCCGATGACAGGTATCGCACCCGCCCCTTCGTGATCATCAACGGGCGCGACATCCCGGTCGATTCGCTGGGGCGCTACGAAACCTCTCTCCCCGGCGAGACCGGCCGCCTCAAGGTGGAGATGGGGGATTCGCGCGGCAGGTTTCTCGCCACCGAACTGCCGCTGCCGGAACTCACCATCGTGCAACCTGCCGGTGCCGTCGTGGTCCGCTACGGTGCTGCCGCTTCCGGTGTCAGCGTCTCTCCCGACGGCGCCATCCAGTGCCGGGTCTCGGGGGCTGCCGGTGAAGGGGAGCGCCTGGAGCTCGATGGCCGCGAGGTCCCGCAGAACCCCCTGGGGGCCTTCGCCCTCGACTTCCCGCTCGGCAGCGGCGACCGGGTGCTGGGCATGGTGGTCAGGAACGGGGCCGGGTGCTCCAAGCTCCTCAACCTGCGGCTGCGCTCGGAAAAACAGCTCATCATGCCGGAGGTGGCTCAGCCATGA
- a CDS encoding sensor histidine kinase, translating to MQSRLKFPLRFKMLLSQLLVVSVVLSLITFTMANLFQADKTAYIHDLTSTMVLHTAEEANSLVAGYTEKLRLFSRLMGDQEMAGREQALQGLFEEFGEFIMVSRSGADGEQNVYDQGALAGAGVTAEQVLSYRESHPLPAPTPGGGPRLLLSTVAPGLTTLTLTIAEPAAKVEEAVVTSALIRLDRLQRLASRSRVFDTFLIDASGNYLAHADRRRIGQPPQTGWWGKVRGTPRLSGLTLEYQERDRAMVGGFSRTELGGITVGVQILKSAAFLTSRALLADLLVLSLVLLGGAALLSQFWSRRLTRPIEKLSEATRMVGQGRFEIEVPAVSGDEIGALAGSFNRMAVELKQREQALKDLYGQLVQSEKMAAFGALGAGIAHEVKNPLAGILGITQLSLRGVETGHPLEKNLHIIEKETKRCKTIIENLLKFARQEQVEFDEVDLAQVVADALAIVDHQLGINSVKVEQEVEAGLPSCRGNANQLQQVLMNLMINAQQAMGGTAGVVRLSARRLEQGGLELRVADNGPGIPKEVQAKIFDPFFTTKPAGQGTGLGLSVSYGIVKDHGGEIRLESEEGAGTTFIITLPAAAAANAA from the coding sequence ATGCAAAGCAGACTCAAATTCCCGCTCCGGTTCAAGATGCTCCTCTCCCAGTTGCTGGTGGTATCGGTGGTGCTCAGCCTGATCACCTTCACCATGGCCAACCTGTTCCAGGCCGACAAGACCGCCTACATCCACGACCTCACCTCGACCATGGTGCTGCACACCGCCGAAGAGGCCAACTCGCTGGTGGCGGGATACACCGAGAAACTGAGGCTCTTTTCCCGGCTGATGGGGGACCAGGAGATGGCGGGACGCGAACAGGCGCTGCAGGGTCTGTTCGAGGAGTTCGGCGAGTTCATCATGGTAAGCCGCAGCGGCGCCGACGGCGAGCAGAACGTCTACGACCAGGGGGCGCTGGCCGGCGCCGGGGTAACCGCGGAGCAGGTCCTCTCCTACCGCGAGAGCCACCCGCTCCCGGCCCCCACACCGGGGGGAGGACCCCGGCTGCTCCTTTCCACGGTGGCCCCGGGGCTGACCACCCTGACGCTCACCATTGCCGAACCTGCCGCCAAGGTGGAGGAGGCGGTGGTTACCTCCGCGTTGATTCGCCTGGACCGGCTGCAGCGGCTGGCGAGCCGCTCGCGGGTCTTCGATACCTTCCTGATCGATGCCTCCGGCAACTACCTGGCCCATGCCGATCGCCGCAGGATCGGGCAGCCCCCGCAGACCGGGTGGTGGGGCAAGGTCCGCGGCACCCCGCGCCTGAGTGGGCTGACCCTCGAGTACCAGGAGCGCGACCGCGCCATGGTGGGAGGCTTCTCCCGCACCGAACTGGGGGGCATCACCGTCGGGGTGCAGATCCTGAAGAGTGCCGCCTTCCTTACCTCGCGTGCGCTCCTGGCGGACCTCCTGGTGCTCTCCCTGGTCCTCTTGGGGGGGGCGGCGCTCTTAAGCCAGTTCTGGTCGCGCCGGCTCACCCGTCCCATCGAGAAGCTCTCCGAGGCCACCAGGATGGTCGGGCAGGGGCGCTTCGAGATCGAAGTGCCGGCGGTCTCCGGCGACGAGATCGGCGCCCTGGCCGGTTCGTTCAACCGCATGGCGGTAGAGCTGAAACAGCGCGAGCAGGCCCTGAAAGACCTCTACGGACAGCTGGTGCAGTCAGAGAAGATGGCGGCCTTCGGAGCGCTCGGCGCGGGTATCGCCCACGAGGTGAAGAACCCGCTGGCGGGGATCCTCGGCATCACCCAGCTATCGCTGCGCGGCGTGGAGACAGGCCACCCGCTCGAGAAGAACCTGCACATCATCGAGAAGGAGACCAAGCGCTGCAAGACCATCATCGAGAACCTTTTGAAGTTCGCCCGCCAGGAACAGGTGGAGTTCGACGAGGTGGACCTTGCCCAGGTCGTAGCCGACGCGCTCGCCATCGTGGACCACCAGTTGGGGATCAACAGCGTCAAGGTGGAGCAGGAGGTGGAGGCGGGGCTGCCCTCCTGCCGCGGCAACGCGAACCAGCTGCAGCAGGTGCTCATGAACCTGATGATCAACGCACAGCAGGCCATGGGGGGGACGGCGGGAGTGGTGCGCCTGTCGGCGCGACGGCTGGAACAGGGGGGGCTGGAACTGCGGGTCGCCGACAACGGCCCCGGCATCCCGAAGGAAGTCCAGGCGAAGATCTTCGACCCCTTCTTCACCACCAAGCCGGCGGGGCAGGGGACGGGGCTGGGGCTCTCGGTAAGCTACGGCATCGTCAAGGACCACGGCGGCGAGATCCGCCTGGAGAGCGAGGAGGGGGCGGGCACCACCTTCATCATCACCCTTCCCGCAGCGGCTGCCGCCAACGCGGCCTAG
- a CDS encoding DUF11 domain-containing protein, which translates to MVRLASETDSAYIGEGIYESTAVLQSRSQPAYPGLPAQFRVLLKNAGDQPDRFLLNGPGSGSGVTVSYLDGAGADQTVALSGAGYLTGTLGPGESLVVLVRVSPTAFTLGASYRVAVTALSVGDPLAVDQAKTETVACVQTPAVTVSAPPDDTAAPGTVVNYPYTVTNVGNGDNAFALSVTMGSGWRGELFADDGAGGGVAGDGIRQPGETNGCLGTGYLTPVSSYRFFLAVTVPEAGANGARAESLLAVSGSGASGTDQVNTTAVAPVVVLSEGVRNLTRGGIFAASADAVPGELLQYRMAVTNGGSAPATSVTIDSPIPAGLSVAPDSLLLSLVSTGEGSPCAAAECGLARIADGSVTAQLGSGATVATGGHLPPGKTIYLFFKAQVQ; encoded by the coding sequence ATGGTCCGGTTGGCGAGCGAGACCGACTCCGCGTATATCGGCGAGGGGATCTACGAGAGTACCGCGGTACTGCAGTCCCGGTCGCAGCCCGCCTACCCGGGGCTCCCGGCCCAGTTCCGGGTGCTGCTGAAGAACGCCGGAGACCAGCCCGACCGCTTCCTGCTTAACGGGCCGGGGAGCGGCAGCGGGGTTACTGTCAGCTACCTCGATGGTGCGGGCGCCGACCAGACGGTCGCCTTGTCCGGCGCCGGCTATCTCACGGGGACGCTGGGTCCCGGAGAGTCGCTGGTTGTGCTGGTGCGGGTGAGTCCCACCGCGTTTACCCTGGGTGCCAGCTACCGGGTCGCGGTAACCGCGCTCTCCGTCGGCGACCCACTGGCCGTTGACCAGGCCAAGACGGAGACGGTGGCGTGCGTGCAGACTCCCGCGGTCACCGTCTCCGCACCACCGGACGACACCGCCGCTCCGGGTACCGTGGTCAACTACCCGTACACGGTCACCAACGTCGGTAACGGCGACAATGCCTTCGCCCTCTCCGTCACCATGGGGAGCGGTTGGAGAGGCGAGCTCTTCGCCGACGACGGCGCCGGAGGTGGGGTCGCCGGCGACGGGATCCGCCAGCCCGGCGAGACCAACGGCTGCCTGGGAACGGGATACCTCACGCCCGTATCGTCCTACCGCTTCTTCCTGGCGGTCACGGTACCGGAGGCAGGCGCCAACGGGGCACGCGCTGAGTCGCTGCTTGCGGTGTCGGGCAGCGGGGCGAGCGGCACCGACCAGGTCAACACCACCGCGGTAGCCCCGGTGGTCGTGCTGAGCGAAGGGGTGCGCAACCTCACCAGGGGGGGGATCTTTGCGGCCAGCGCCGATGCCGTGCCCGGAGAGCTGCTGCAGTACCGCATGGCCGTCACCAACGGCGGATCTGCCCCGGCCACCTCGGTAACCATCGACAGCCCCATTCCCGCCGGGCTCTCGGTTGCGCCCGATTCGCTGCTGCTGTCCCTGGTCTCGACCGGGGAAGGGTCCCCCTGCGCCGCTGCTGAGTGCGGGCTGGCCAGGATTGCGGACGGGAGCGTCACAGCGCAACTCGGCTCAGGTGCCACCGTCGCCACCGGCGGTCACCTGCCGCCGGGCAAAACGATCTACCTGTTTTTCAAGGCACAAGTCCAATAA